CGCCTTCAGGTTTGTACCATCTGCAAACTTCTCCCTGTTCGTATATGCCTTGAGCATCGTTTCCTGAAGAAGATCATTTGCGTCTTCCATATCTTTCGTCAGTTTCAAAGCAAAAGGCTTTAACGAAGAGGACATTTGATTAAGTGCATAACTAAATTCCAGGGCTGTCATAACTGTAGTGTTTTTGTGATGGACTTAGTGATTTTGTTTAAGCAAATTTACTAATCATTAAACAAAATAACAAACCTGTTTAATTCATCAATTATGTACCAACATTGTCAAAACACGCTTTAAAGAGCATTACAGTATGTATTATCTTTACCTATACAATAACTAATTACGTGATAATCAATTAGTTAACTAATTAAAATTATAAGATTATATATTTTATTTATATAAAAATAAGTTTTAACTATATGATGTTTAAACATCATGTATTTAACAGCATTTAACCTATTTGTATAACCCGAAAGAGAAATGTTAAACAAAATCAGAATTCACATTAAACAAACACTACTTATTATATCTATCTATATAATAGCCTCTAATTCTTTACTAGGAACTACTGTATGGGGCTTTTATGCTCATAAGCTGATTAATAGGTCTGCCGTTTGGATCCTTCCTCCTGAAATGTTTGGGTTCTACAAAAAACATATTGCCCATATCACTGAATTGGCAGTAAAGCCCGATGAACGTAGGTATATGGTAAGAGGAGAAGCTCCTAAACACTTTATTGATTTGGATGCTTTTGGAGACAGTGCCTTAACGGTAATTCCTAAAAAGTGGTCAGATGCTAAAGAGGTTTATTCTGTCGACACATTGATGGCAAATGGAATCGCTCCCTGGAATATCAAGTGGACTGTCAAAAAGCTGACTGATGCATTCTACCATAGGGATGAGGAAGGCATACTTAAACACTCTGCCGAGTTGGGGCACTACATAGCGGATATACACGTACCACTTCACACAACCTCGAATTACAATGGACAACTGACTAACCAATATGGCATTCATGGTTTGTGGGAAAGCAGGGTTCCTGAACTGTATGCCACTTCCTATGACCTTCTACTAAAACCAGCCTATTATATAGAAGCACCATTACAAACCACTTGGAATATTATTCAATCATCCAACCAGTGCCTAGATTCCATTTTTCTTTTTGAAATAAAGGCTACACAACTTATAGGTGATGACAAAAAGTATAGCTATGAAGAACGAAATGGAAAAACGGTTCGAACCTATTCCCGAAAATTCACACACAAGTACCACCAACTGCTACAAGGGCAAGTAGAAAGAAGACTCAGAAATGCAATCCAAATGGTTGCCAACCTTTGGTACACCTGTTGGGTAGATGCAGGTCAACCTAACTTAGATTCTCTATCAAGTGATATATACTTCCTTCCTATCACCAATGACTCGTTGTCCCAACCTATCAAAACCCGTTTTCATGACTTCTAAGAGACTCCCTTTTCCCTAATATCCTTTTACAAGCGGAACTACCCAGCTCCTGAATCCATTATTATACTTGCTGCAAAGGTTACAGTAGAGGCAGTTTTTGGTCTGATGATATTCTCGTGGTAACTTTGCACTTCGGTCAATTAATAGAGACACATAAGATATGTTCAATAACTACTACTTTTTGAGGCAGCTTTCTAAAGCTATAGAACCCTACCTTGTTGGGCTTGAACTTGCCACTTGCTTTAGCCAAAGCAAAGACGAGCTTGTTTTGGGCTTTTGTGATAAGGCTAAAGAGTTCTGGATTCGTGCCTCACTGATTCCCAACTTCAACCTGCTTACTTTTCCTCAAGACTTCAAGCGAAGTAAAAGGAATAGTGTTGAACTGTTCAAGGAAGCTTTAGGCTTAACCGTTACGGGAGTCACACAATACGAAAATGAAAGGGCTTTCAGCATTGATCTGGAAAATGGCTTTCAACTTGTATTCAAGATGTTTGGCAACCGCTCCAACATTATCCTGACTTATAACGGTCAGAGCGCAGAGCTTTTCCAAAAAAGACATAAAGATGATGTCAATCTCATTGTTTCAGAACTAGATCGAGAAATTGACCAATCATTTGATGCATTTAAAGAAAAAGGACTACGTGGCACCTACCCCACTCTGGGCAAAGAGGCGCTAACCTACCTGAAGTCAAAAGGGTTTGAAGAGGCTTCTGCTGAAAAACAATGGGAAATGCTTAGTGAGCTTATTTCAGAAATCAGCGACCCTACCTACTACCTGACTGACATAGATGGCAGTAAGCAACTACTGCTTTTCAAAGAAGGTGATATCATCAAGAAATTGGACAATCCTTTGTTGGCTGCCAACGACTTTTATTATTCCTTTTCGAGAGAATTCTTCATTTATCAGGAAAAAGGCCCTGTACAAAAAGAGCTTTCAAAAAGAATTGAGAAAGCTGAGAATTACATTCTCAAGAATATGGAAAAGCTTGAGGAGCTGATGCACGGTGCCCGTTATGAAGAGATTGCCAATATTATTATGGCCAACCTCCATCAGATTCCTGCCAGATCAAAGAAAGTAAAGCTCTACGATTTCTATCAGGATAATGAGATCTCCATTAAGCTGAATGAGTTATTAACTCCTCAGAAGAATGCGGAGAACTATTACAGGAAAGCCAAGAATCAGAAAATTGAGATTGAAAAGATTCAGGAAAACATCCAGCTGAAGGAAGAAGAATTGGCACAATTCCGCAAACACCTTCAAGCAATTGAGCCTATTGAGATTGTCAAAGAGCTACGCAAATACCTAAAGGCAAACAACCTTGAGAACATTAAGGCGGAGCAAGAGATATTCCCATTCAGAAAGTTTGAGTTTATGAACTATGAGATATGGGTGGGAAGAAATGCGGTCAACAATGACTTGTTGACACAGCGGTATGCCCACAAAAATGACCTATGGCTCCATGCCAGAGATGTCAGTGGTTCACATGTCGTTATCAAGTACCAGGCAGGCAGGAATTTCCCTGTTCCTGTAATTGAAAAAGCCGCTTCGCTGGCAGCCTACTACTCTCAACGCAAAACGGACACGCTCTGCCCCGTGATCTATACCCCTAAGAAGTTTGTCAGAAAACGTAAGGGTGACCCTGCTGGAGCGGTTGTAGTAGATAAGGAACAAGTAATCATGATTGAGCCGGAAATGTTCTAGGCTTTCAAAATATCAAGCATAAAAAAACGGTACAGCCCATCATATCTAAGCCTGTACCGTTTTTTTATACAATTTATCCCATTCGATTATCTCGTCTTTACTGTTTGTCTTCTTTTAAAAATTCTTGTAATCCACCTTGGGATCACAAAAACACCTACTACCAGATATGCATAATAGGTGAACAATCTCCATAGCAGTGCTACAGCCAATACCAATCCTGCTCCCAAAAATTCCTCAAAAAACTCTCCGAAGAAATACTCTGCCGTACCCGAACTTCCCGGTGTTGGAGAGATCAACATCACGATCCACATGATAATCTGGCGAGCAAAGATCAAAAACTGTGTATAAACTTCATCAAAGGACATATCAAACAAGTTGACATGCAAGAAGGCATTGATAATACAATTCAGCATCAGGTAGCGTGCAGACCATATAAAGATGGTAGATACAATCGCTTTCACCCAATACCCTGCCGTATGCCCTTTAAGCTCTTTTGAAGCTATAATCATCTCATTACCACTTCTGATCGCACTTCTTCGCCATCTTCTCAACAGCTTGTTGGATGTGATTTTAGCCAATAGCCTTTTAAAGGAATGTGGTCCGAAAAACAAACCCCATGACATCAGCACTGTATAAACAGCAATCAGTCCTACACTCACCAAGAAAATCTGTTCAAGATTCAGTTCATAACCCATGATGACCAGACTTTTGGCATCATCTGGAAAGATATCCCCCTTGGCTAAAAATATTACGGCAAAGGATGCCAACACGAAAAACAGGTTATCCAGTACAGCGGTCAGCATTACGTAGGCAAGGGACTTACCAAAGGCCACCTTCTCCTGATTGATGATAAAAACAGCCACTGCCGTACCTCCCACTACAGAAGGCGTAATGGCTGATGCAAATTCCCAAAGAAGAATCACAAAAAAGCTGGAACTCCAGTCAAGTGCCTCACTTGTCAGGTGTCGGATACGGTACATGTATCCGGCATCACGAACAAACAAAACTAAAAATGCAGCAACCACCCACCAAATATTGATATTTTTGAAAGCCTCTATGACTTTGTCAAAATCCATCTTTTCGTCAGTTGCCATCAAGTAAATAATAGCGCCAAGCCCGACAACCATCGGAAGAAAAATCTTCTTGGGGCTCAAACTCTTAAGCATCTCTTGGGACTTGGTATCCATACGCCTGTTGCTGTGATTCTCTTTATTCATACAATTGCTCCACCTCTGCTGAACTCAAATTTGCATTCAGAAATGTCAAAATTAACAATCAGCGCCCAACTAGCAACCGACTTTTATCATTTATTGAAGATTTCATATGTTCTTGAATGAGCAGTCCTATTGTTAACAAAAATGCAATTGTTTTATGAACAAGGTCTTATCAAAATGTGACAAACTCTTTACAGCTTAGACTCCGACCATCACAAATGCCCCCCAGAATTTCGGATCAGGGAAATCTTTTCTCAATTGCTTTTTCGCTTCAATAAATGCCGCTCGCTTATCCATTTTTCTGTCTAGCCAGTTCTCATAGAAGTACAACATTAACTGTTGAGTAGCTTCATCTGACACTTCGAACAAACTCATTATAATAGCCTTAGCTCCTGCCACCAAGAAAGCTCTCTGCAAGCCATAAACCCCTTCCCCTACTTTGTTGTCTCCACGTCCTGTTTCGCAGGCACTCAACACAACCAATTCTGTTTCATCAAAGTTCAGGTTCATCGCTTCATAAGCTGTCAACACACCCTCAGCCTTGTTAAACTGATATACATTTTCGCTTTCCAACAGCTCTCCGCCATTTGTCAGCAATAATCCTGAACGTAACAATGGGTTTGTAGCCTTCTGTTCACTCATCAGACCTCCATCTTCTTGCTCCTCATCTTCCAAAAAGAAACCATGAGTGGCAATATGGAATACAGCAGGACTACTCAGCTCTTTCACTACTCCTTCTGTTGCATTCTGGTACAGGTAGGTGTGAGGGGCAAACGATACATTCTTTTTAGTAGAAATTAGTTCTTCAATTTTTTCCACTTCTTTTACAGAACCTGGCAGCTGTGTGATCACCCTAGCTGTATATTGGTTGTATTCATCTTCCTTAAGATCACTGTAGTAAACTGGATTTCCGAATAGCGCAACTTCTTCTTTTTTGTTGAAACCCCTCTTACGCTGATTCATATCCAACAAATCAAGTGTACTACCCAACAGGGTTATGTTCTTGTTGTCCAAAACATAATCATGCGTCTCCCAGTTTCTTGGAATTGATTCAATATTAATCTGACTATACACCCCGTCTGCTGACAGGTATATATGCGAATAGCCTTTTAACTCATCCTCAATCGGCTTCCAGAATCGTTTATAAGAGTGTTGATCAGGAATACCAAACTCTATACAGGTTCTGTAATATCCCAATCCATCAGTCTCCAATTCATTGCCATTTTCCAGCAATACTACTTTAGGTGCTTTTTTTGTTTTTGGTGTGATGATCATTGCCGCATACACCACCGAGTCAGTAAACACCTTGTCAAAATGTTTGTAGCGGACAATTTCTACAGCTGCCTCTCCCTCTTTCAAGGCTTCCTTCACACTTACCCAATCCTTTTGCTGTTCATTCATTCCTTGCTCAAACAACTTGGAACGTTGACTCAAGCTCTTTTCCAATTCTACAATGGACGCTTCCAAATCTTTTAGGTCTAGTCCCTGATCGTTTCGGTATTGCTCTGGCATAGCCAATACTTTTGTCAACACCTCCTTTTGGAGCAACCAATGCTCGTAATCGGCTTTCAGCAATGAATCATTACTACTCATAATCCTGTTTCTGATCTTAATCGAAGAATTCAGTAGCAATGACTTCGTAGACAATATGTTGGCAAACACCTGTCTCTCTAACTTTTTTCTACCTGTTTTGAATGCCAGGTTTGTATAAAACTCAAAGTCACCCCTGATCAAATGCCAGTAACGGGTTTTCTCATTGGTACTAAGTGCAGGGAAAAACTTACCTATGTAGTTGTAGTAATTATCCAAAGCCTCCTCGGTACGCAATCGGCTTTTCCAGTATCTTTTCTGCGAATAGAATGCTCGTCCCTGTCTGGCACTAGCCTTTACATATAGAGGGTGAAACTTGTCAAATACTTTCTTGTAAGTAGTACGT
This portion of the Limibacter armeniacum genome encodes:
- a CDS encoding zinc dependent phospholipase C family protein is translated as MLNKIRIHIKQTLLIISIYIIASNSLLGTTVWGFYAHKLINRSAVWILPPEMFGFYKKHIAHITELAVKPDERRYMVRGEAPKHFIDLDAFGDSALTVIPKKWSDAKEVYSVDTLMANGIAPWNIKWTVKKLTDAFYHRDEEGILKHSAELGHYIADIHVPLHTTSNYNGQLTNQYGIHGLWESRVPELYATSYDLLLKPAYYIEAPLQTTWNIIQSSNQCLDSIFLFEIKATQLIGDDKKYSYEERNGKTVRTYSRKFTHKYHQLLQGQVERRLRNAIQMVANLWYTCWVDAGQPNLDSLSSDIYFLPITNDSLSQPIKTRFHDF
- a CDS encoding NFACT RNA binding domain-containing protein, which translates into the protein MRQLSKAIEPYLVGLELATCFSQSKDELVLGFCDKAKEFWIRASLIPNFNLLTFPQDFKRSKRNSVELFKEALGLTVTGVTQYENERAFSIDLENGFQLVFKMFGNRSNIILTYNGQSAELFQKRHKDDVNLIVSELDREIDQSFDAFKEKGLRGTYPTLGKEALTYLKSKGFEEASAEKQWEMLSELISEISDPTYYLTDIDGSKQLLLFKEGDIIKKLDNPLLAANDFYYSFSREFFIYQEKGPVQKELSKRIEKAENYILKNMEKLEELMHGARYEEIANIIMANLHQIPARSKKVKLYDFYQDNEISIKLNELLTPQKNAENYYRKAKNQKIEIEKIQENIQLKEEELAQFRKHLQAIEPIEIVKELRKYLKANNLENIKAEQEIFPFRKFEFMNYEIWVGRNAVNNDLLTQRYAHKNDLWLHARDVSGSHVVIKYQAGRNFPVPVIEKAASLAAYYSQRKTDTLCPVIYTPKKFVRKRKGDPAGAVVVDKEQVIMIEPEMF
- a CDS encoding lysylphosphatidylglycerol synthase transmembrane domain-containing protein, producing the protein MNKENHSNRRMDTKSQEMLKSLSPKKIFLPMVVGLGAIIYLMATDEKMDFDKVIEAFKNINIWWVVAAFLVLFVRDAGYMYRIRHLTSEALDWSSSFFVILLWEFASAITPSVVGGTAVAVFIINQEKVAFGKSLAYVMLTAVLDNLFFVLASFAVIFLAKGDIFPDDAKSLVIMGYELNLEQIFLVSVGLIAVYTVLMSWGLFFGPHSFKRLLAKITSNKLLRRWRRSAIRSGNEMIIASKELKGHTAGYWVKAIVSTIFIWSARYLMLNCIINAFLHVNLFDMSFDEVYTQFLIFARQIIMWIVMLISPTPGSSGTAEYFFGEFFEEFLGAGLVLAVALLWRLFTYYAYLVVGVFVIPRWITRIFKRRQTVKTR